One Setaria viridis chromosome 5, Setaria_viridis_v4.0, whole genome shotgun sequence genomic region harbors:
- the LOC140222835 gene encoding uncharacterized protein, producing the protein MPPARRARGAHRAAPYCRCWLHDDGLGSDDDGESLPVPDDALSPVLARLPSAADVVRSATTCRRWAHLVAKDAAVLSRALPQLPCLTLGFLHQENARTTARRRRASAAAAQPCFVLTAAATRLIGLNGPSRTALADAVLGLDDDRRGLFEHARPVAAHHGWLVLELRQERYTDGLSLCVCNPMRRDMAMLPPLAGTDKPGDYACALYTGHDLDSPRPLSAFFRLLIVYNRRAFTAMRSYSSDIGRWSTEAKRSWGPKIASEKLHEFGQSIVVGGVAYWLLRRSAFAVRVDTPEPTEVPMPPTGPGISDLCPGWRSLGVDADGKLIFIDVGFFNDVDVAALDLSAALRLNSHYLGVVTRSVFCPGSGDDGCSGEWEPRRRCIRLKQMKVRYEGFGKDKVLPFGEKINLRLVRWFCEKSGNLLFTLGEGTGSPGTFVLNMATEHVEKVADGVDCDSWRNFVGYEMDGAAYLASISRG; encoded by the coding sequence ATGCCGCCGGCGCGCCGTGCCCGAGGCGCCCACCGCGCCGCGCCCTACTGCAGATGCTGGCTGCACGATGATGGCCTTGGCagtgacgacgacggcgagtcCCTCCCCGTCCCGGACGACGCACTCTCGCCCGTCCTCGCCAGGCTCCCCAGCGCCGCCGACGTGGTCCGCTCCGCCACCACGTGCCGCCGTTGGGCCCACCTCGTCGCCAAGGATGCCGCCGTCCTCTCCAGGGCCCTGCCGCAGTTGCCGTGCCTCACCCTCGGCTTCCTCCACCAGGAGAACGCCCGCACCACCGCGCGCAGGCGGAGGGCCTCAGCCGCCGCTGCGCAGCCATGTTTCGTCCTGACGGCTGCCGCCACGAGGCTGATCGGCCTAAATGGCCCGTCCAGGACCGCGCTAGCGGATGCCGTGCTGGGCCTGGACGACGATCGCCGCGGCCTGTTCGAGCACGCCCGGCCCGTCGCGGCCCACCACGGCTGGCTCGTGCTCGAGCTCAGGCAGGAACGCTACACCGATGGCCTAAGCCTCTGTGTGTGCAACCCCATGCGACGGGACATGGCCATGCTTCCACCTCTCGCCGGCACCGACAAGCCGGGGGACTACGCGTGCGCGCTCTACACCGGCCACGACCTCGACTCACCACGGCCGCTGTCGGCCTTCTTCCGCCTGCTCATAGTCTACAACCGCCGAGCCTTCACCGCGATGCGCTCCTACTCGTCGGACATCGGCCGCTGGAGCACGGAGGCTAAGAGGTCATGGGGCCCGAAGATCGCCAGCGAGAAGCTGCACGAGTTTGGCCAGAGCATCGTGGTCGGCGGCGTGGCCTACTGGCTCCTGAGACGCTCGGCGTTCGCGGTGCGGGTGGACACTCCAGAACCGACGGAGGTGCCCATGCCGCCAACCGGCCCCGGCATCAGCGACCTGTGCCCGGGCTGGCGCTCGCTCGGCGTGGATGCGGACGGAAAGCTTATATTCATCGACGTTGGTTTTTTTAATGATGTAGACGTCGCTGCGCTTGATTTAAGCGCTGCACTTCGTTTGAATTCGCATTACCTTGGGGTGGTGACAAGGTCAGTCTTCTGTCCTGGCAGCGGGGATGACGGCTGCTCCGGCGAGTGGGAACCGAGACGAAGATGCATCAGACTGAAACAGATGAAGGTGCGCTATGAAGGCTTTGGAAAAGACAAGGTACTGCCATTTGGAGAAAAGATTAACCTTCGATTAGTTCGATGGTTCTGCGAAAAGAGTGGCAACCTGCTCTTTACCCTTGGCGAAGGCACCGGCAGTCCTGGAACCTTTGTACTCAATATGGCCACAGAGCATGTCGAGAAGGTGGCAGATGGCGTCGACTGCGATTCATGGAGGAACTTCGTCGGGTACGAAATGGATGGGGCTGCATACCTCGCGTCCATATCACGTGGATGA